A DNA window from Burkholderiales bacterium contains the following coding sequences:
- a CDS encoding efflux RND transporter permease subunit yields MKFTDLFIKRPVLATVVSLLILLLGMRSLDLMNVRQYPYTTNAIVTVSTVYTGASPDLVQGFITTPLETQIASADGIDYLESSSVQGLSTITAHIKLNYDPNIALTQITSKVNKVRNQLPPGSLDPTIDVSVGDTTAVMYLSFYSDILQSNQITDYLTRVVQPKLSAVSGVQQAQILGARTFAMRIWLKPDEMAARGITPSDVRNALAGNNYLAAVGKTKGEMISVNLNAQTDLHSVEEFKRLIVKQENGTIIRLQDVAVVDLGAESYDTSVSFNGENATFIGINVLPTANPLTVVKEIRRIFPDIESQFPEGLKARIPYDATKYINDSINEVVRTLVAALAIVVLVIYLFLGSVRSVIIPVAAMPLSMIGAAFLMLIMGFTINLLTLLAMVLAIGLVVDDAIIVVENINRHIEHGASPLKASLDGARELGGPVIAMTITLVAVYSPIAFIGGLTGSLFTEFALTLAGSVLISGVVALTLSPMMCSKLLRPHSNKRGFVHFLDVTFERLKNAYRGILHNTLNYLPVTMVFAAVVFSSCYFLFVSTKRELAPTEDQGIIIVQAIAAPNASLDQTARYTTGLTKIYQGFPEAANIFLLNGLGGGASASTTNSAISGMVLKPWSERERSQAQLLPLVQQKINGISGLQSVAFTRPPLPGAGAGLPIQFVIGSTEPPLQINAVSQELLQRARRSGLFAYADVDLKYDNPQIEIEIDRDKAASLGLDMQRVGADLASMLGGNYVNFFSIQGRSYKVIPQVRQRYRLNPNQLDQFHVRTASGELVALSTIVKLKNTVQPEQLKRFQQLNSATLSAVPAPGVTVGQALDYLKAQAQEIFPKSYNVDYAGQSRQYIQEGSALIVTFFFALIIIFLVLAAQFESFRDPVIILVSVPMSISGALIFLSIGAATINIYTEVGLITLIGLISKHGILIVQFANQLKEKAHFSKRQAIEEAASVRLRPVLMTTAAMVVGVIPLITASGAGAISRFDIGLVIATGMSIGTLFTLFVVPAMYLVLAREHHTEEKAHKTPDSIGALGASD; encoded by the coding sequence ATGAAGTTTACCGATCTTTTCATAAAGCGCCCGGTGTTGGCCACTGTGGTTAGCCTGCTCATTTTGCTGCTGGGGATGCGCTCGCTGGACCTGATGAATGTCCGCCAGTACCCCTACACTACAAACGCAATTGTCACGGTGTCTACCGTTTATACCGGCGCCAGCCCGGACCTCGTGCAAGGATTCATCACCACCCCGCTTGAAACGCAAATCGCGAGCGCCGATGGCATAGATTATTTGGAATCAAGCAGTGTTCAAGGATTAAGCACGATTACCGCTCACATCAAGCTTAACTATGACCCGAATATTGCCCTGACACAGATTACCTCGAAAGTAAACAAGGTCCGCAACCAACTTCCCCCGGGCAGTCTGGATCCGACGATCGATGTATCGGTGGGAGACACTACGGCGGTCATGTATTTGAGTTTCTACAGCGACATCCTGCAATCCAATCAAATTACCGATTATCTCACCCGGGTGGTACAGCCCAAACTCTCCGCCGTGAGCGGGGTACAGCAGGCGCAAATTCTCGGAGCGAGAACGTTCGCCATGCGCATTTGGCTCAAGCCGGATGAAATGGCGGCGCGCGGCATTACGCCTTCAGATGTGAGAAACGCTCTTGCCGGCAATAATTATCTAGCCGCGGTCGGCAAAACCAAGGGCGAGATGATCTCCGTGAACCTTAACGCCCAAACCGATTTGCATTCGGTCGAAGAATTCAAGCGGTTGATCGTAAAGCAGGAGAATGGAACGATCATCCGCCTGCAAGACGTCGCGGTCGTGGATCTGGGTGCGGAGAGCTACGACACGAGTGTCAGCTTTAATGGCGAAAATGCCACTTTTATCGGGATCAATGTGCTGCCGACCGCCAACCCACTTACCGTGGTAAAAGAGATCCGGCGCATATTCCCCGACATTGAATCCCAATTTCCAGAAGGGCTCAAGGCCAGAATCCCGTACGACGCCACCAAGTACATTAACGATTCGATCAACGAAGTTGTGCGCACGTTGGTTGCGGCTTTGGCAATCGTAGTGCTGGTGATTTACCTTTTCCTGGGCTCGGTGCGTTCAGTGATCATCCCCGTGGCCGCCATGCCATTGTCGATGATCGGCGCCGCATTTCTCATGCTGATTATGGGATTTACGATTAATCTGTTGACGCTGCTTGCCATGGTGCTGGCCATTGGCCTGGTCGTGGACGATGCCATCATCGTTGTCGAAAATATCAACCGCCATATCGAGCATGGCGCGTCGCCGCTTAAGGCTTCACTCGATGGCGCCAGAGAACTGGGCGGGCCGGTAATCGCCATGACCATCACACTGGTCGCCGTTTACTCTCCAATCGCGTTTATTGGCGGCCTTACCGGCAGCCTTTTTACAGAATTTGCCCTGACGCTCGCAGGTTCGGTACTCATTTCGGGAGTTGTCGCACTCACACTATCACCGATGATGTGCTCGAAGCTGCTTAGGCCGCACAGCAACAAGCGTGGGTTTGTGCATTTCCTGGATGTCACGTTCGAGCGCTTGAAAAACGCCTACCGAGGAATACTGCACAATACCTTGAATTACCTGCCGGTCACCATGGTGTTTGCTGCCGTCGTGTTTTCTAGCTGCTATTTCCTGTTTGTGTCAACCAAGCGCGAACTGGCGCCGACCGAAGACCAGGGCATCATCATTGTCCAGGCCATTGCCGCTCCCAACGCCTCGCTCGACCAGACTGCCCGATATACAACGGGGCTTACCAAAATATATCAGGGTTTCCCCGAGGCAGCGAATATTTTTCTTTTGAATGGCTTGGGCGGAGGCGCTTCGGCATCAACCACTAATTCTGCGATTTCGGGCATGGTTCTCAAGCCCTGGAGCGAGAGAGAGCGCAGTCAGGCACAACTTCTGCCATTAGTTCAGCAAAAGATCAACGGGATTTCCGGCCTGCAATCGGTGGCTTTCACGCGCCCGCCCCTGCCGGGCGCAGGCGCAGGGCTGCCGATCCAGTTCGTGATCGGATCGACTGAGCCGCCATTGCAGATCAACGCAGTCAGCCAGGAATTGCTGCAACGGGCACGGCGCAGCGGACTGTTTGCCTACGCAGACGTCGACCTCAAATACGATAACCCGCAAATCGAAATCGAAATCGATCGCGACAAAGCGGCAAGCCTCGGCTTGGACATGCAACGGGTGGGGGCAGATTTAGCGTCGATGCTTGGCGGCAACTATGTCAATTTCTTCAGCATCCAGGGGCGCAGTTACAAGGTTATTCCTCAGGTGCGTCAACGTTACCGGCTCAACCCAAATCAGCTTGATCAATTTCACGTCAGGACGGCAAGCGGCGAACTGGTCGCGCTGTCCACCATCGTCAAGTTAAAAAACACAGTTCAACCCGAGCAACTGAAGCGCTTCCAACAGCTTAATTCAGCCACTTTGTCCGCCGTCCCCGCCCCCGGCGTGACAGTCGGACAGGCCTTGGACTATCTAAAGGCGCAAGCGCAGGAAATCTTTCCCAAAAGCTACAACGTGGATTATGCCGGACAATCGAGGCAATACATCCAGGAAGGAAGCGCGTTAATCGTCACCTTTTTCTTTGCCCTCATTATAATTTTCTTAGTCCTAGCCGCGCAATTCGAGAGCTTTCGCGACCCCGTGATCATTCTTGTCAGTGTGCCCATGTCGATATCAGGCGCCTTGATTTTCTTGAGCATAGGTGCCGCAACCATCAATATCTACACCGAGGTGGGACTGATCACGCTAATCGGGTTGATAAGCAAGCACGGAATATTAATCGTTCAGTTTGCCAACCAGCTCAAAGAAAAGGCGCATTTCAGCAAACGTCAAGCCATAGAAGAAGCTGCGAGCGTGCGCTTGAGACCGGTACTCATGACCACCGCCGCAATGGTGGTGGGCGTGATCCCGCTTATCACTGCGAGCGGCGCTGGCGCGATCAGCCGGTTTGACATCGGGCTGGTGATCGCAACCGGAATGTCGATCGGCACGCTATTCACGCTGTTCGTGGTCCCTGCGATGTATTTGGTCCTGGCTCGGGAACATCACACGGAGGAAAAAGCTCATAAGACTCCAGACTCGATTGGCGCTTTAGGCGCCTCTGATTGA
- a CDS encoding glycine zipper 2TM domain-containing protein: MNKRIPLIAALALASASATAFANNYEDIAIVKSASPQYEQVNVPRNQCYTEYVPAPRYRSNESLAGPLIGGLAGALLGHTVGRGSGNVAATAGGAVLGAVVGDRMQRSAEYDGGATQEVRRCKVVDNFESRLIGYHVVYEYAGRTYTALLPYDPGRELHVRVNVDPVGGPAHYNH; the protein is encoded by the coding sequence ATGAACAAGCGCATTCCCCTGATCGCAGCCCTGGCGCTGGCGTCCGCTTCTGCGACCGCATTCGCCAATAACTATGAAGATATCGCCATCGTCAAAAGCGCGAGCCCGCAATACGAGCAAGTCAACGTGCCGCGCAATCAGTGCTACACCGAGTACGTTCCGGCGCCGCGCTATCGCAGCAATGAATCCCTTGCCGGTCCGCTCATCGGCGGCTTGGCTGGCGCACTGCTCGGTCACACCGTGGGCCGCGGCAGCGGCAACGTTGCGGCCACCGCCGGCGGCGCAGTACTTGGCGCAGTAGTCGGTGATCGTATGCAACGCAGCGCCGAATACGACGGTGGCGCGACCCAGGAAGTACGCCGTTGCAAAGTTGTGGATAACTTCGAATCCCGCCTTATCGGCTACCACGTGGTGTACGAGTACGCGGGCAGGACTTATACTGCCTTGCTTCCATACGATCCCGGCCGCGAATTGCACGTGCGGGTGAACGTAGATCCGGTGGGTGGTCCCGCGCACTATAATCACTAA
- a CDS encoding MarR family transcriptional regulator, whose product MKNVHEQFSLALCDVARGWRTTVNERLKPLGLTQAKWLTFMHLSKCKKGIIQKELAQLMGIEGPTLVRLLDRLEADGWVERRSLASDRRSKLVFLSDKAAPVVIKIRKIVNDLRTEVLSAVPDKELTISLAVLRRIHDRIESL is encoded by the coding sequence ATGAAGAATGTCCATGAACAATTCAGCTTGGCTTTATGCGACGTTGCCCGCGGGTGGCGCACTACAGTAAACGAACGCCTGAAGCCACTCGGGCTCACTCAGGCAAAATGGCTGACGTTCATGCATTTGTCAAAATGCAAGAAAGGCATCATCCAGAAGGAGCTTGCCCAGTTGATGGGCATCGAAGGCCCGACTCTTGTGAGGTTGCTCGATCGCCTGGAGGCGGATGGATGGGTGGAACGACGGAGTTTGGCATCCGACCGGCGAAGCAAGCTTGTCTTCCTGTCGGACAAAGCGGCGCCCGTGGTGATCAAAATCCGAAAGATAGTGAACGACCTGCGAACGGAGGTTCTGTCCGCTGTTCCCGACAAGGAATTAACAATAAGCCTTGCGGTCTTGAGACGTATTCACGATCGAATTGAATCATTATAA
- a CDS encoding cytochrome c: MKSQIFLFAGLLLASSFAVADDLYKVVDGNKVDANTLAGWKTWRAMACERCHGAKQEGLVGPSLIDGLKNLSKDEFKKAVLEGRPGTVMAPFKEAKTVVDNIDNLYAYLKGRSDGAIKPGHLQLLDQ; this comes from the coding sequence TTGAAATCTCAAATTTTCCTTTTTGCCGGTCTGTTGCTGGCCAGTAGTTTTGCAGTTGCGGATGACCTGTACAAAGTGGTGGACGGCAACAAGGTGGATGCCAATACTCTTGCCGGATGGAAAACCTGGCGGGCGATGGCTTGCGAACGTTGCCACGGCGCGAAGCAGGAAGGTCTGGTCGGCCCTTCGCTGATTGACGGCTTGAAAAATTTGAGCAAGGACGAATTCAAAAAGGCCGTATTGGAAGGCCGGCCGGGAACGGTAATGGCGCCGTTCAAGGAAGCGAAAACCGTGGTCGACAACATCGACAATCTTTACGCCTACCTCAAGGGGCGCTCTGACGGGGCCATCAAGCCCGGGCACCTGCAGCTATTGGACCAGTAA
- a CDS encoding substrate-binding domain-containing protein: MTRLPFLRLCLSLMLAGWTSIISLPASAAAEEDKVFRVCADPNNLPFSNSNREGFENKIAELFAKELGWPVEYTWYPQRMGFLRNTLRSKQESGRYKCDIIMGVPFNYPQTATTRPYYRSTWVMVYVKGRGLDGVQVPSDLLKVTNLSSLKLGVFGGSPAADWMLKYNLMDQLVPYRPQSGAIEDYTGKVIIDDLLPGNIDVLFIWGPIAGYFAKKHPELVTVSMQSENEKHKEVIFDYDISMGMRQPDKEWKEQINQLIERNQDKINDILTDYGVPLVKSAK, encoded by the coding sequence ATGACTCGTCTCCCGTTCTTGCGCTTGTGCCTGTCGCTCATGCTGGCGGGTTGGACGTCAATCATCAGCCTGCCGGCTTCTGCCGCTGCGGAAGAGGACAAGGTATTCCGCGTTTGTGCCGATCCCAACAATCTGCCGTTTTCCAACAGCAACCGTGAAGGATTTGAAAACAAGATTGCGGAACTGTTTGCCAAAGAACTCGGTTGGCCGGTGGAATACACCTGGTACCCGCAGCGCATGGGGTTTCTTCGCAACACACTGCGATCAAAGCAGGAGAGCGGGCGCTACAAATGCGACATCATAATGGGTGTGCCGTTCAACTACCCCCAAACGGCGACGACCCGGCCGTATTACCGCTCCACTTGGGTGATGGTGTACGTAAAAGGCAGGGGACTCGACGGCGTGCAGGTGCCCAGTGACCTGCTCAAGGTAACCAATCTGAGCTCGCTCAAGCTCGGTGTGTTTGGCGGCAGCCCGGCCGCGGATTGGATGCTCAAGTACAATCTGATGGACCAGCTCGTGCCCTATCGTCCGCAGTCCGGCGCCATCGAGGATTACACCGGCAAGGTGATTATCGATGATTTGCTGCCGGGGAATATCGACGTGCTTTTCATCTGGGGGCCGATCGCGGGTTATTTCGCCAAGAAACATCCCGAGCTCGTCACCGTCTCCATGCAGTCGGAAAACGAAAAGCACAAGGAAGTCATTTTTGACTACGATATCTCCATGGGCATGCGCCAGCCCGACAAGGAATGGAAAGAGCAGATCAACCAGCTGATCGAACGCAATCAGGACAAGATCAATGACATCCTCACCGACTACGGCGTGCCATTGGTCAAATCAGCGAAGTGA
- a CDS encoding thioredoxin family protein, with amino-acid sequence MATVEITKDNFEQVVAGNPMVIVDFWAPWCAPCINFASIFNAASEKYPDIVFGKVNTDEEQELAAYFQIRSIPTLMMLREQVILFSQPGALPASGLEGIIGQVQAVDMTKVHEEITRPVPVYG; translated from the coding sequence ATGGCCACCGTTGAAATCACCAAGGACAATTTCGAGCAAGTCGTTGCCGGCAATCCGATGGTCATCGTGGATTTCTGGGCGCCGTGGTGTGCGCCCTGCATCAACTTTGCGTCGATTTTCAACGCCGCTTCGGAGAAATATCCGGACATCGTGTTCGGCAAGGTCAATACCGACGAAGAACAGGAGCTCGCGGCGTATTTCCAGATCCGCTCGATCCCGACGCTGATGATGCTGCGCGAGCAGGTGATACTGTTCTCGCAGCCGGGAGCGTTGCCGGCATCCGGGCTGGAAGGCATCATCGGCCAGGTTCAGGCCGTTGACATGACCAAGGTGCACGAGGAAATCACGCGGCCAGTGCCGGTCTACGGTTAA
- a CDS encoding efflux RND transporter periplasmic adaptor subunit, translating into MFKRMLIVITGLALVFGGIFGWKAYVGHVIAKQMANQEPPPVTVSSATAGKEIWQSELTAVASLAAVRGVNVSPEVAGMVVKINFESGQEFKSGQLLAQLDDAADRAELTKLKAQAELDNLNLKRQQDLVAKHFVSEANLDAALSQYKQDQAQVLNKEILIGKKAIKAPFSGRLGIRQINLGQYLAPGTVIVSLQAISPIYVNFSLPQQNLKDVRLDQTVQLAVNTYPNIRFEGNLSAIDPKVNEGTRNFALQATLQNEERLLHPGMFGEAKVVLPQNISVITLPQTALVHDPYGDSVYVIKEEGKDIQGQPKLKAARRFVIAGETRGDQIAIAKGINPGEQIVTAGQIKLKEGSSIRIDNSVLPSNNPSPTPDRDQ; encoded by the coding sequence ATGTTCAAGCGGATGTTAATCGTTATAACCGGTCTGGCGCTGGTCTTCGGAGGCATATTTGGCTGGAAAGCCTATGTCGGCCATGTCATTGCCAAACAGATGGCCAATCAAGAACCGCCCCCGGTCACTGTTTCCTCCGCGACAGCCGGGAAAGAAATATGGCAGTCGGAACTTACCGCCGTCGCAAGCTTGGCCGCCGTGCGCGGAGTGAATGTAAGTCCGGAGGTGGCGGGCATGGTCGTAAAAATCAATTTCGAGTCCGGTCAAGAATTCAAAAGTGGCCAATTGTTGGCCCAACTCGACGATGCGGCCGACCGTGCGGAATTAACCAAGCTGAAAGCCCAGGCGGAACTCGACAACCTGAATCTAAAACGACAGCAGGATTTGGTGGCCAAGCATTTCGTGTCTGAGGCAAATTTAGACGCCGCCCTCTCGCAGTACAAACAGGACCAGGCCCAAGTTCTGAACAAGGAAATATTAATCGGGAAAAAAGCCATTAAGGCTCCGTTTAGCGGTCGACTGGGGATCCGACAAATAAACCTTGGGCAGTATCTCGCACCCGGGACAGTTATTGTCAGCCTGCAGGCAATTTCACCGATTTACGTCAACTTTTCCCTGCCTCAGCAAAACCTGAAAGACGTGCGCCTGGACCAGACTGTGCAACTGGCAGTAAACACCTATCCGAATATCCGGTTCGAGGGCAACCTCAGCGCCATCGACCCGAAAGTGAACGAAGGCACACGCAACTTTGCTCTCCAGGCCACATTGCAGAACGAAGAGCGCTTGCTTCACCCGGGCATGTTCGGTGAAGCAAAAGTAGTGCTGCCTCAAAATATTTCTGTGATTACCCTGCCCCAAACCGCTCTGGTTCATGATCCTTACGGGGATTCGGTCTATGTCATCAAAGAAGAAGGCAAGGATATACAAGGCCAGCCCAAGCTTAAGGCAGCGCGCCGTTTTGTCATAGCCGGAGAGACTCGCGGCGATCAAATAGCAATCGCGAAGGGTATCAATCCTGGAGAACAAATAGTGACTGCGGGGCAGATCAAACTCAAGGAAGGGTCAAGCATCAGGATTGATAACAGCGTATTGCCCTCCAATAACCCCTCGCCGACACCGGACCGAGACCAGTAG
- a CDS encoding serine protease, with protein MRIAVFLLILGLSSPFTVRAEYVSAGAFMPTSSVFRVRAQNPNGVVNIGSAVLVQPGKLVTNCHVTREARHIMVIRGSAGWNVESQFRDIEHDLCILAVPDVVGEVPGFAKASELKVGETVHALGNAGRRQLAFSDGEVIALHSYDGARIIQTSASFALGESGGGLFDEQGRLVGIITFKARASGVFHFALPVEWVHAVLAMAESKVAKAIPEADRAFWERPSEAQPIFYAGRIIRI; from the coding sequence ATGCGAATTGCGGTTTTTCTACTTATACTGGGGCTGTCGTCCCCCTTCACGGTTCGCGCCGAGTATGTCTCGGCTGGCGCGTTTATGCCAACCTCGAGCGTTTTCAGGGTTCGAGCACAAAATCCTAATGGCGTAGTTAATATCGGCTCTGCCGTCTTGGTCCAACCGGGTAAATTGGTGACTAATTGCCACGTTACACGGGAAGCTCGGCACATCATGGTGATTCGCGGTTCCGCAGGGTGGAACGTCGAATCCCAATTCCGCGACATTGAACACGACCTGTGTATCCTGGCAGTACCCGATGTTGTGGGTGAAGTTCCCGGCTTTGCTAAAGCAAGCGAACTTAAGGTCGGAGAGACAGTACATGCACTCGGTAATGCCGGGCGCCGCCAGTTGGCCTTCAGCGATGGAGAAGTCATCGCTCTACACTCTTATGATGGCGCGCGGATCATCCAAACGTCGGCATCGTTTGCCTTGGGGGAGAGCGGCGGCGGTCTCTTCGACGAACAGGGTCGCTTGGTTGGGATTATTACCTTTAAAGCACGCGCCAGCGGGGTATTTCACTTTGCGTTACCGGTGGAGTGGGTGCATGCCGTCCTGGCTATGGCCGAGAGCAAGGTCGCGAAGGCCATACCGGAGGCAGACAGAGCTTTCTGGGAACGTCCAAGCGAAGCGCAACCCATATTTTATGCGGGCCGCATCATTCGAATCTGA
- a CDS encoding trypsin-like peptidase domain-containing protein, whose product MSGSSQADLGALLPLALMLCSPVSEAAPDFELYARLAASVVKIEAHNPDGSTSIGSAVMVAPGKLVTSCHVTRNASSIEVVKSGLRWDAQKQQGDIAHDLCLLYVPSASAPVAQLGSGKLKVGQQVYAIGYVGGLGPRFSAGWVRALYDYDGGKVIQTTTPFRSGASGGGLFDEQGRLIGVVAFLSRLDQTYHFSLPVSWVVNSLAMNQAEDVAPLPEDGRAFWQESNERQPYFLQAAALEAAENWGDLLELAEKWSTAEKNNADSWLALGKAHYHMRRHDRAIAAYRQAIAVERDYPEAWYNLGLVYLDEHRQNELAEVRKTLAALDQELEKELAKAQPLR is encoded by the coding sequence GTGAGTGGTTCTAGTCAAGCGGATTTGGGCGCACTGCTGCCGCTGGCACTGATGCTGTGTTCGCCTGTTTCCGAAGCGGCCCCTGATTTTGAGCTCTATGCCCGGCTTGCCGCATCTGTGGTGAAAATCGAGGCGCACAATCCCGACGGCAGCACTTCCATTGGCTCGGCCGTGATGGTGGCGCCGGGAAAGCTCGTGACCAGCTGCCATGTCACGCGAAACGCCAGCAGTATCGAAGTGGTTAAATCCGGTTTGCGCTGGGACGCCCAAAAGCAGCAGGGCGATATCGCACACGACCTGTGCCTGCTCTATGTGCCTTCGGCGAGTGCGCCGGTGGCGCAGCTGGGCAGCGGCAAGCTTAAGGTTGGGCAGCAGGTTTACGCCATAGGCTATGTCGGCGGGCTGGGACCGCGCTTTTCCGCCGGATGGGTGCGCGCGCTTTATGATTACGACGGCGGCAAAGTCATTCAAACCACCACGCCATTCCGCTCCGGCGCGAGCGGCGGCGGGTTGTTCGATGAGCAAGGCCGATTGATCGGCGTCGTCGCCTTCCTGTCGCGGCTCGACCAGACTTATCATTTTTCTTTACCGGTGAGCTGGGTTGTCAATAGTCTTGCCATGAACCAGGCCGAGGATGTGGCGCCGCTGCCGGAAGACGGCCGCGCGTTCTGGCAGGAGTCCAACGAGAGACAGCCGTATTTTCTGCAAGCCGCCGCGCTGGAAGCGGCCGAGAATTGGGGTGACTTGTTGGAGCTCGCCGAAAAATGGTCCACGGCGGAAAAAAATAACGCCGATTCGTGGCTGGCGCTGGGTAAGGCGCACTATCACATGCGTCGGCATGATCGGGCGATTGCCGCTTATCGCCAGGCAATTGCCGTGGAACGCGACTACCCGGAAGCTTGGTACAATCTCGGTCTCGTGTATCTGGACGAGCACAGGCAAAACGAGCTCGCAGAAGTGCGCAAGACGCTCGCCGCGCTGGACCAGGAACTCGAAAAAGAATTGGCTAAGGCACAGCCTTTGCGTTAA
- a CDS encoding ATP-binding protein, with the protein MLSLKARITLSAGLVLAVFIALTGFALDQAFRDSAKNARQERLLGELFLLMAAAEVSEEGRITLPQRLEEARFSLPGSGLYAVITDALDKVVWRSPSSLGVTAPFRELVLPGEKRFGELTDSGGERYFVESYGVNWLTGATPHKFTFHVIEDMQAFDDQMAQYRGSLWGWLGAMALLLLAGQGLVLRWGLQPLRKVAAEVSAIESGGKERVEGDYPEELKRLTNNLNTLIEHEHARQKRYRDALADLAHSLKTPLAVLRGALGSNTSDTLAGTVEEQVARMDRIVDYQLQRAATSGQSRIAAPVPVKPVAEKILATLSKVYSNKNITSRLFMDGAACFRGDEGDLVELLGNLLDNAHKWCRKTVRLSASRQGQRLQLNVEDDGPGIGEAQATLLLQRGVRADQAVPGHGIGLAVARDIVDAYQGTIRIARSELGGAAFIMDLPSLTANEP; encoded by the coding sequence ATGTTGTCGCTTAAAGCGCGCATCACTTTAAGCGCCGGACTGGTGCTGGCGGTCTTTATTGCACTTACCGGATTCGCGCTGGATCAGGCATTCCGGGATAGCGCGAAGAACGCGCGGCAGGAACGCCTGCTGGGAGAATTATTTCTGCTGATGGCGGCGGCAGAAGTGAGTGAAGAGGGCCGCATCACACTGCCGCAGAGGCTCGAGGAGGCGCGCTTCAGCCTCCCGGGCTCGGGCCTGTACGCGGTGATTACCGACGCGCTGGACAAGGTGGTGTGGCGCTCGCCTTCCAGCCTCGGTGTCACCGCGCCCTTCCGCGAATTGGTGTTGCCGGGAGAAAAGCGTTTCGGCGAGCTCACCGACTCTGGCGGCGAGCGCTATTTCGTTGAAAGTTACGGCGTGAACTGGCTGACCGGCGCGACGCCGCACAAGTTTACCTTCCACGTCATCGAAGACATGCAAGCGTTCGATGACCAGATGGCGCAATACCGGGGAAGCCTCTGGGGCTGGCTTGGTGCCATGGCGCTGCTGTTGCTGGCAGGCCAGGGTTTGGTGCTGCGCTGGGGCCTGCAACCCCTGCGCAAAGTGGCGGCTGAAGTTTCCGCGATTGAATCAGGCGGCAAGGAGCGCGTCGAAGGCGATTATCCCGAAGAACTTAAACGGCTCACCAACAACCTCAACACGCTCATCGAGCACGAACATGCGCGGCAGAAGCGCTACCGCGATGCGCTCGCCGACCTGGCGCACAGCCTCAAAACCCCGTTGGCGGTGCTGCGCGGCGCGCTGGGATCAAATACAAGCGATACGCTCGCAGGCACAGTGGAAGAACAAGTAGCGCGAATGGATAGAATCGTCGACTACCAGCTGCAGCGCGCCGCCACTTCAGGCCAATCCAGAATCGCCGCGCCGGTGCCGGTTAAACCCGTCGCCGAAAAAATCCTCGCTACGCTCTCCAAGGTCTATTCCAATAAAAACATCACTTCGCGGCTCTTCATGGACGGCGCCGCTTGCTTTCGCGGCGATGAAGGCGATCTTGTGGAACTGCTTGGCAATTTGCTCGATAACGCGCACAAATGGTGCAGAAAGACCGTGCGCCTTTCCGCTTCCCGGCAAGGGCAGCGCCTGCAACTCAACGTGGAAGATGACGGTCCGGGAATCGGCGAGGCGCAAGCAACCCTGCTGCTACAGCGTGGCGTGCGCGCGGATCAGGCCGTCCCGGGACATGGGATCGGGCTCGCGGTAGCACGCGATATCGTTGATGCTTATCAGGGAACCATTCGGATTGCGCGCAGCGAGCTCGGCGGCGCGGCATTTATTATGGACCTGCCCAGCTTGACGGCTAATGAGCCCTAG
- a CDS encoding response regulator transcription factor, translating into MPKPAQCNKYLFVMRVLVIEDELLLQKQIATRLEAEGYVVDSSSDGKDGFYRAAEYPHDVLIVDLGLPGLSGIEIIRKLRTQGKILPILILTARGRWQDKVEGLEAGADDYVVKPFQMEELLARLKALLRRATGTAQNILALGALTLDLGAQTVQLDGKNIELTTFEYRLLEHLVKQRDKVVSKDELADYLYPHDEDRDSNVIEVLIGRLRRKLDPDSRLNPIETLRGRGYRFMLADK; encoded by the coding sequence ATGCCCAAACCGGCGCAGTGCAATAAATATCTCTTTGTAATGCGCGTCCTGGTCATCGAAGACGAGCTGCTGCTGCAAAAACAAATTGCGACGCGCCTGGAGGCGGAAGGCTATGTGGTCGACTCCAGCAGCGACGGCAAGGACGGATTCTACCGCGCCGCCGAATATCCGCACGACGTCCTCATCGTCGATCTTGGCCTGCCGGGGCTTTCCGGCATTGAAATCATCCGCAAGCTGCGCACGCAGGGCAAGATTCTGCCGATCCTAATTCTCACGGCGCGCGGCCGCTGGCAGGACAAGGTGGAAGGTTTGGAAGCCGGCGCGGACGACTATGTGGTGAAACCGTTTCAAATGGAAGAGCTGCTGGCGCGCCTGAAAGCGCTGCTGCGGCGCGCCACCGGTACCGCTCAGAACATTCTCGCTCTCGGCGCCCTCACGCTGGACCTCGGTGCGCAGACGGTGCAGCTTGACGGCAAGAACATCGAGCTCACCACCTTTGAATACCGTCTGCTCGAACATCTGGTCAAGCAGCGCGACAAGGTGGTGTCCAAGGACGAGCTCGCGGATTATCTTTACCCCCACGACGAAGATCGCGACAGCAATGTAATTGAAGTTCTGATCGGAAGATTACGACGCAAGCTCGATCCCGACAGCAGGCTTAATCCCATTGAAACCCTGCGCGGCCGCGGTTACCGCTTCATGCTGGCAGACAAATAA